Proteins encoded in a region of the Atopobium sp. oral taxon 416 genome:
- a CDS encoding transposase, whose amino-acid sequence MNSFFIKAIDALTLIMDMKSGDVLWLACGKKKQTVYDFIDWIGIDWMKNVKAVACDMNSDFEEAFKKRCGWLDIVYDHFHLIKNFNDKVVSKGP is encoded by the coding sequence ATGAATTCCTTCTTCATAAAGGCCATAGATGCGCTTACGTTGATCATGGACATGAAGAGCGGAGATGTGCTGTGGCTTGCCTGTGGCAAGAAGAAACAGACTGTATATGACTTTATTGACTGGATCGGCATCGACTGGATGAAAAACGTCAAGGCTGTGGCCTGTGATATGAACAGTGACTTTGAAGAAGCTTTCAAGAAACGCTGTGGGTGGCTAGATATTGTCTATGACCATTTCCATCTGATCAAAAACTTCAATGACAAGGTGGTATCAAAAGGTCCGTAA